GAGGGCTACCTCGCAGCTGTGCTGATGCCCGCGGGCAGCACGGCTCCTGTGGGCGAGACCATTGGTTTGATCGTGGAGACCGAGGCTGAGATTGCCGAAGCTCAGGCCAAGGCACCGTCGGGTGGTGGATCGGCTCCTGCAGCTACAGCACCAGCGCCAACATCGGCTGCTCCAACGGCACCTGCTCCAACGGCACCTGCTCCAACGGCACCTGCTCCAACAGCACCAGCCCCAGCTGCGGCTCAACCCGCACCAGTTGCGCCTCCTGCTCCGGTGGCTGCGCCAGCGAGCAACGGTCGACTGATTGCCAGTCCTAGGGCTAAGAAGCTGGCTTCTCAGATGGGCGTCGACCTCGCCGGGATCCGCGGCAGTGGTCCTAACGGTCGAATTCAGGCTGAAGACGTGGAGCGCGCCGCAGGGCGTCCCATCAGTGTGCCCCTGGTCGGGGAGGGTACTGCTGCTGCCGTCAGTGCCGGAGCTGCGAGCACCGCCAAGCCTCCGAGCTCACCGGCCGGCAATAGCTTTGGCCGCCCTGGCGACACCGTGGCGTTCAACACGCTCCAGGGCGCGGTCAACCGCAATATGGAAGCCAGCCTCGCGGTCCCCTGCTTCCGGGTGGGCTACACGATCACCACCGATCAACTGGATGCCTTTTACAAACAGGTGAAGCCCAAGGGCGTCACGATGACGGCCCTGCTGGCGAAGGCCGTGGCCGTCACTCTGGCCCGGCATCCGCAGGTGAATGCTGCAACGACTGCTGCGGGAATGACCTATCCCGCTGATGTGAATGTCGCCGTTGCCGTGGCAATGGAAGACGGTGGTTTGATCACCCCTGTGCTGCGTCAGGCCGATCGAACCGATCTGTATGAGCTCTCGCGTCAGTGGGGGGATCTGGTGAAGCGCTCGCGCAGCAAACAGTTGCAGCCTGAGGAATACAGCACCGGAACCTTCACCCTCTCCAATCTCGGCATGTTCGGGGTGGATCGTTTCGATGCCATCCTTCCTCCCGGCACCGGTGCCATCCTCGCAGTGGCGGCTTCAAGACCTGCCGTTGTGGCTGGAAAAGATGGGTCCATCGCTGTCAAGCGGCAGATGCAGGTGAATCTCACGGCGGACCACCGTGTGATCTATGGCGCCGATGGCGCCGCCTTCCTCAAGGATCTGGCGGAATTGATTGAAACCCGTCCCGAAAGTTTGGCGATTTGAATCAGGCCAGGGGATGGTGCGTAGCTGCGGAGCTCAGGGAGCCTTGCCACTCTTGATGTGGTGATGGTCGCTCTGTGTCAGTTCCGTCCTTTTCACGTCTGCTGGGCCGTCCCCTGCCGCGTTCCAGTGCCAAGGATGAGCGACTTCCCAATCTTCAGGCGCTGCCCATCCTCTCCTCGGATGCTTTGTCATCCGTGGCCTATGCCACGGAAGCGGCGCTTGGAATTCTGATCCTGGGAGGCAGTGCCGCTTTGCGGCTGTCGCTGCCAATCACCGTGGCGATCATCGCCTTGATCACGATCGTGGTGCTGTCGTACCGGCAGGCGATCTCTGCCTATCCCAACGGTGGCGGTTCCTACGTGGTGGCTCGCGACAATCTCGGACGCAACGTGGGATTGGTAGCAGCCGCTGCGTTGCTGATCGACTACACCCTCACTGCAGCGGTCAGCTTGATGGCGGGCACCCAGGCGCTGTCGTCACTGGATCCAGCGTTGTTGGCCTATGAGGTCCCGATCGCTCTGTTCATGCTCCTGCTCGTGGGCTGGGCCAACCTGCGCGGGGTGAAGGAAGCGGGACGCGTGTTCTCGGTGCCCACCTATGCCTTCGTGGTGATGATTGTTCTGCTCACGGTGGCTGGGCTCAAGGACCTCACCTTCCATCATGGCTGGACTCCCGATGCTCCCCCGCTCACGGCTGCGCTGCAGCCAATCGGCTTATTTCTGGTGCTCCGGGCCTTCAGTTCCGGCTGTTCAGCGATGACCGGGATCGAAGCCATCGCTAATGGTGTGCAGGTTTTTAAGGAGCCTGCTCCCGTTAATGCCCGCAAAACCCTGCTGGTGATGAGTGTGTTGCTGTCGGTGATGTTCCTTGCGGTCAGCACCATGGGCTTCATGTATGGAGTCGCACCCAATCCCGACATCACCGTGTTGGCTCAGATCGGTCAGCGTGTGTTCGGCGACGGCAGCGTTCTGTACTGGACCCTGCAGATCTCAACACTGCTGATTCTGGTGCTGGCAGCGAATACGGCCTTCTCCGGCTTTCCACGTCTGGCGGCAATGCTGGCGGAAGACCACTGCTTGCCCATGCAGATGAAGCTGCTGGGTGATCGGCTCGTCTACCAGAACGGGATCAGTGCGCTGGTCGTGATTACGGCGCTGATCATCGTGATTTGCCGAGGTGACACCACCGTGGCGGTCAATCTGTATGCCCTTGGAGTGTTCACGGCCTTCACGTTGTCGCAGCTGGGCCTGGTCTGTCGCTGGTGGAAGCGGCGTGGAGAGGGCTGGCGCGGGCGAATGGCCATGAATGCGCTCGGATCGCTCACCACCTTTGTGGTCCTGCTGGTGATTGTGGTGAGCAAATTTGATGAGGGGGCCTGGACTGTGGTCATCGCCATTCCTCTGCTGGTCTGGGGACTGGCCTTGATCCGTCGCCGCTACCGGGAGATCTTCGCTGCCCTCGCTCTGGACCCTGATGGGTCGTCACTGAAGCTGATTCCCCGTGATCCACCCACCGGACACCACGCGATTGTCTGGGTCGCAAGCATGATGCAACCGTCGTTTGAGGCGCTGCGCTACGCCTGTTCATTCGCCGATTCGGTCACGGCGGTGATGGTGGTGCAGAAGGAAGAAGACGCCGGCCAGCTCAGCCAACTGTGGGATCGCTACGCCGGCACCGACACCGGTGCTCTTGAGCTGGTGCTGCTCGACAGCCCATACAGTTCGCTGTTGGATCCCTTCTGTGACTTCGTGATGGAGCAGGAGCAACGGCATCCCGAGCGCACCACCACGGTGGTGATGCCGGTGGCCATTCCCAGGGATCGACTGGATGTGGCTTTACTCAACCAAAGGGCTCGCAGCCTGTTCGAGGCACTCTCCACCGATCAGAGCCGCGTGTTCTCGATTGTGCGCTATTTCGTTCCCCGCTTGGCAAGCAAAGCAGGGACGTTGCCCTCAGGCAGCATGGATTAATCACGTTCAAGCGTTGTGGTGGATCCAAGGGATCTTCAGCTCAGCTCCTACGACTACCGCCTGCCTGAAGAGCGCATCGCGCAGGCACCCGTGGAGCCTCGCCATGCAGCACGACTGCTGATGGCTCCCCCCATGAACCGACCCGTGACGGAGCTGATGCATCGTCAGGTGTGGGATTGGCAGGATGAGCTCCGTTCTGGCGACCTGCTGGTGGTCAACGACACCCGGGTTCTGCGGGCGCGCCTGAGGGTGCGGCGTTCCGGTGGTGGCCTGGCGGAGCTGCTGGTGCTCGAGCCCCGCGGCGAAGGCCGCTGGCTCTGTCTGGCCAGACCCGGCAAGAAATTGAAGCCTGGCGATCAGGTTTGGCTTGAAGCCCTTGAGCAGGAGCCCATCCCTCTGCAGGTGTTGACCGCAGATGGCGCCAGTGGCGGTCGCATCATTCAATTCCCAGCTGCTTTCGTCGATGCTGCAGCGATCGAAACCCTGCTGGAGCGTTATGGCGAAGTGCCGTTACCGCCTTACATCACGCGTCACGATGAGTCGGATCAGGAGCGTTATCAAACTCGCTACGCCTCCAGGCCAGGAGCGGTTGCTGCACCAACCGCGGGCTTGCACCTCAGTGATGAGCTTCTCAAGGCGATCCGCGGCCGCGGCGTTCAACTGGCCACGGTGACGTTGCACGTTGGGTTAGGCACATTCCGACCTGTGGAGACTGAAGATCTCACGGATCTGAGTTTGCACAGCGAATGGGTGGAGGTCACTCCTGAGCTGGTGGCTGCTGTCGTCGCTTGCCGGCAGCGTGGAGGCCGTGTGATTGCTGTGGGCACCACCAGTGTGCGGGCTCTGGAGGGAGCTGCTGCGGCAGGGGGCGGCAGCCTGCAACCTCTGCGGGGACCTGTTGATTTGGTGATCCAGCCCGGCTTTCGTTTCCAAGTGGTGCAGGGTCTGCTGACCAACTTTCATTTGCCCAAGAGCTCGCTACTGCTTCTGGTCAGCGCTCTGATCGGACGCAGCAGGTTGCTTGAGCTGTATGGGATCGCCATTCAGGAGGCCTATCGCTTCTATTCCTTCGGTGATGCGATGTGGATCGCTCCGGATGCCGTGCTTCCGGGCGTGACGCTGCCAGTGGATGGCTGAGCAGTCGGCATGAAAAAAGCCCCGGTGTTCCGGGGCTGCACGCTGTGTCAACGCTGTTGTTCAGGCTGTCACGGGTTGCTCGATGATCCCTGTGGGAACGTCGGCGAACATTACTGAAGAGAGGTAGCGCTCAGCCAGATCGGGGAGAACAACCACGATGGTCTTGCCGGCGTAAGCATCTTGTTTGGCCAGACGAATGGCAGCGGCAGCTGCGGCTCCGCAGGAGATGCCCACCAGCAGGCCCTCTTCCTTGGCCAGACGAAGAGCCATCTCAACGGACTCGTCGTTGGTGACCTGTTCCACCTTGTCGACGATGGAGAGGTCGAGGTTCTTCGGAATGAAGCCAGCGCCGATCCCTTGGATCTTGTGGGGACCTGGCTTCACTTCCTCGCCGTTCATGGTCTGGGTGATCACCGGGCTGTGGCTGGGCTCCACGGCAACCGATTCAATCGCCTTGCCTTTGGCGTTCTTGATGTAACGGGACACGCCAGTGATGGTGCCGCCGGTGCCTACGCCGGCCACCAGAACGTCGATGGCGCCTTCGCAGTCGTTCCAGATCTCAGGGCCAGTGGTCTTTTCGTGAATCTCCGGGTTGGCGGGATTCTCAAACTGCCCGGGCATGAAGTACTTGCCAGGGTCGCTGGCAGCGATCTCCTTGGCTTTGGCGATGGCGCCAGGCATGCCTTTGGCGGCTTCGGTGAGCACGATTTCAGCGCCGAGAACGGCCATCACGCGGCGACGTTCGATCGACATCGACTCGGGCATCGTGAGCACGAGCTTGTAACCGCGAGCGGCGGCGGTGAAGGCGAGAGCAACCCCGGTATTGCCTGATGTGGGCTCAACGATCACCTTGCCTTCGGTGAGTTCACCACGCTTTTCGGCATCCCAGATCATGTTCGCGCCAATGCGGCACTTCACGCTGTAGGCGGGATTGCGGCCTTCGATCTTGGCGAGAACGGTGGCTTTGCAGTCCTTGGTGACATGGTTCAGACGCACCAGGGGGGTATTACCGATGGCCTGGCTGTTATCGGCGTAAACGCGAGACATGAGTGAGTCGAAAAAATGGCCAATTTTTGCAATTTAGGGAGACTCTCAGCCAGGTGCCTGGCTCTTAAGAGCTTGTTCAAACTCTGTCAATCCAGCAGGCAGCAACTTCGCCTTCATCACAAGCCTGTTTTCCGCTTATGCCGAGTCCAGAGCCAGCAGGAACCGCTTCCAGAGATCCGGCTGCTTCTCAAGTCCTACGGAAACGCGCAGTAGATGGGATGGCACATCGCAGCGTTTCGCCCAAACCAACTCGTCGTAGTGAGCAAGAAGCACGTAGGGGCAGACCAGGGTGAAGGCGGTGCCGAGACTTGGCCCCTTGCAGACCGTCAGTGCGTCGTAGACCTTCTGCGCGGAGGGGGTTCCTCCTTTCAGTTCAAAAGACAGCAGGCAGCCATGGCCTGCACCTGGCCGCTGCAGAGCCTTGAAGTTCTTGCATTCACCCGGATGGAACACCTTCTCCACGGCGGGGTGATCGCGCAGCTGTTCAGCCAGAAACAGCGTGTTGCGATTGAGCTGATGCACCCGTTCGACCACGTCTTCACTGCCCTGGTCGAGGGCGATGACATCCACGTCGGCAAGCTCCGCCAACGGTTGCAGGAAGCGAGCTGATGCAACGAGCTGATCTCTCCACGGGGAGTGCGGACTCAGCACCAGACTTCCGGCCAGAACATCGCCACGGCCGGCGAAGCTTTTGGTGAGCGAGCTGAAGACCAGATCGGCGTGGGGCAACCCGTCGATATTGACCCCAGATCCAATGGTGTCGTCGGCGATCACGGGGATCCCCCGCCGGTTGGCAAGCCTGGCGATCGTTGGCAGATCAATGCAGCGCAGCAGGGGATTGCTAGGCAGCTCCACCACCACTGCCGACGGCTCTAGGCGCTCGAGAGCGTCACCCACACTGTCTGCACTGTCATCCAGCAGCAGTTCGGCTCCGTTGAACACCACCTGGGGCAGCTTGAGCACATCCACATAGGGGAAACCGATCTGCAGCACGGGCCTGTTGGGCCGAATGGCCGAGATCAGTTGGAGTGCTCGGTGCAGAGCTGACATGCCTGAGGGGTGGAGGCTGATCGCATCTCCCTCGCAGCCATAGATCCGCGCCAGCCGCCCAATCACATTGAGGCGGGCGTTCTCAGCTGCGGAGCCGCTGGCGTTCTGCTCCTGACCAAGGGTGATGGCAGCCAGTCTGGAGGAGGCTCCAAGGCCAGTGTGCTGCCAGAAGGCCTTCGCGGCAGGAGTGCTGGCTGGGTCGGCAATCAGGCAGGTCAGTCCACCGATCACGCTGAGCTGTGTTTCTGTCGCAGGCCTTGTTCTGCGGCAGTGGGCGAGAGCGGCTTCTGCCGCTGCGAGGTTCGGATACGGCCAGCTGCTTGCTCCCTTGGAGGGGGCGAGGTCGGAGACCTGCAGCGAAAGCTTCGCAACCTGTGCCACCAGCGGATGCTGACCAAATCGCGGATACACCGCCCGTAACGCTCCTCGGCAAGCGGGATCGTGTTCCTCGTAGGCGATCACATCGCTCCATCGAGGCAGGGCGACCGAGACGGCATGGGTGGCATCAGGGAGGGGATGGCCGAGATCGCTGCCTTGCCAGCAGGGATCCCGCAGCAGGTCGCGCGAACTCATCGGAGCAAGCAAAGTGCCTGATCGAGATCCGCGATCAGATCCGCGGCGTCTTCACAGCCCACGGACAGACGGATCAGGTCATCGCTGATACCCAGTTTCTGTTTCACCTCCATAGACACAGAAGCGTGAGTCATTGTGGCCGGGTGGCAGATCAGGCTTTCCACGCCTCCGAGGCTTTCGGCCATGGTGAACCACTGCAGCGCCTTACACATGGCATAAGCCTGGTCGCGGCTGGCTTCGACTCCAATCGTGACGATGGCACCACCACTACTCATCTGCTGCATGGCCAGCGCGTGTTGGGGGTGATCCGGGCGATGGGGATAGCGCACCCAGTTCACAGCGTCGTGGTGAGCGAGGTGATCAGCCAAAGCGGCGGCGTTGGCCATCTGTTGTTTGAGCCGCAGAGGCAGGGTCTTGATGCCGCGGGTGATCAGCCAGCAATCGAATGGTGAAGGCTGCAGGCCCAGGGCTTTCTGGGCAAACACCATTCTTTGGTGCCAGGCCGGATCGTCGGTGCAGACTGCACCGCCAAGGGCATCGGAGTGTCCGTTGATGTATTTGGTGGTGCTGGTCAGTGAAAGGGTGGCCCCAAGCTGCAGAGGCCGCTGCACAAGGGCGGTGGCGAAGGTGTTATCCACCACCACGGGGACACCGATGGCCGCGGCTGCCGTGCAGACCTGTTTGAGGTCGATCACCTTGAGCAGCGGGTTGGTGGGACTCTCCAGCCAGACCATGGCGGGCTTTCGAGCCGCGATGCTGGAGACAGCCTCGGCTGATGTGAAATCCACCCACTCGGTGCGGACCCCGAATTTGGCGAACACCTGTTCAAACAGCCTCACCGTGCAGCCGTAAAGGTTTTCCTCGCAGAGCACAAGATCCCCTTGGCTGAGGCCTGAGGCAATCGCCGTGATCGCGCTCACTCCCGAGCCAAACACCGTGGCATGGTTGCAGTGCTCAACCGAAGCGAGCACCCCCTCAAGGATGCGGAAGTTGGGATTGCCAGAGCGTGTGTAATCGAAACCACCGGCGTTGCCATGAGCAAACGTCGATGTGGAGTAAATCGGCGGCATCACGGTGCCCGTCCCGTCCGCAAAGCTCTCCCCGTGATGAATCGCCCGGGTGGCATCGGCTGGTGTTGCTGCTGGGCGCTGCAAGTGATGGCTGCTATCAGTTCTTCAAGCTAGGAAACAGGCTGTCCTTCGCCGCTAGCGTCGAGCCGGACGTTGAGATCCGGAGCCTTGGCTGATACCTCAGTGCAGCAGAGCCACAAGGATGAGTGGCGGGATCATGTGCTCAATGAAATCGTCACGTTTCTGAGCGAAAATAAGCAGCAGATTCATGCTCGCTACCTGGAGCAGCGACAAGGGCAATTACCCCGCGACTTGATCGAGCAGGAGGGACTGATGGATTTTGAGCTGGCCCTCACTTTTCTGGAGGACAAACCGAAAGGCTTTGGGTTGGGGCTCGGCTTTTTTAAAGCAAACTTGATTCGTTGATCGACGAACCTGAACCATCTAACCCGTCAGCGTTCGGTTGGTGTTGAGAATCGATCTCTGGCTCTGCGGTAGAAGCCTTGACCGAGTGAAATCAAGTTCTTGTTAGGAACATTTATCCCATTCTTGTCATCATCTTCTTGGTTGCGAACTTATTTCAGTGATCAGTCGAGAAAGATTCAGCGCTTTTCATTGGTTTTGTTGTCAAACATCCATTCCATCATTCCCTTGCTGTCGTTTTTAAGGGAGACAATTCCGAAGCTCACTAGAAATACCAGCGAGACGGTGATGAGAACAGCGGCACTCATCTCGCTGATTTCGAGATTTCCGAGCGATAGGGTGAGCAGAACTGGGTGATTCATTCAGCTGTTTCGCTTCTTCCTTCTCTGGGGATCGGGCCGAGAATTAAGAGCATTTTTTCGTCTGGGAAAGTTTGCTCACCAGATAGCATCGACATTAACCAGCCAAGCATTCTATTCGACCATTTTTTTTGAAGTTTAGCTGTTGGGATTGAACTGGAGTTCGACTGTTATGACCGCTTATCAACACTCAATGTCGTTGTATCCGATTTAACTGATTGTCAGACACTTTTGCGATTCGGTGGTTTTGGTTGCCGCTGTTTGGTCTTCGGCGAATCTCGATCCCAAGCAAAAGGGGCCGGTTAAATCCGACCCCAACCACCTGCATCGTTTTAATGATGACAATGATGATGCTTTTCGCAGGCAGCTCTTAACGTCTTGAGATCAACCTGGTCATGAGCTTCAGGACTGAGCCTCGGCGTCCTGCTTTTGCTCCGTGATTTCTGCATCTGCTGATGTCTGGCTGCGCTGGCACCCGGATGACGCCAGTTCAATCTTGAGGAGGAGAGTTGTGTTCAATTCATCGTCAATGCTGTGTGATCCCAAAGCTCGTCTGTTGCTTACTGGCTTAAAAATGCTCGCTGACTCAAAGTGCGCTCATCAGAGGGTGCGATCGTGTTTTGTATTCAACGGCTTTCAGATCAAGGCTGGGTCGGCATTGCAGAAAACCTCAACCTGCTGGAAGCCCGAGCCAAGGCGACACTGTTGTCACAAGAGCATGGCGCTGCGTTTCGGGTGGTGAGTGATGATCAATCAGATATGCAGTTCCTTTGCCGAAATGGGTTAATTCTGGTTGATCTTTCCGAACCCGCGGATCTTGCTGCCGCTCTTGAGGGTCAGCCATCGGTGTTGATGGAAGACATCTCCTGGAAAATTCTTGCTGAGGCCAACTGAAGGTTCTCGTGATTGTTGCTGCTGATGGGTCGGCGCGGTGAACGTGTCACTCACTCCTACGTCCGACATGAAAAACCCCGCTCCGGAAGAACCGTGCGGGGATTGCAAAGTAAGAACGTGCTGAGAAGTGAGGTAGGCCTCAGACCTTGCGGGAGTAGTACTCCACAACCAGCAGTTCATTGATCTCAAGTGCGACCCATTCGCGTTCGCACTTGCTGATCACTTTGGCGCTGAGTTTTGCCTTGTCGAGCTCCAGGTGGGGCGGCACGTTGGCGAGACCAGGGAATTCCAGGTTGCCTTCAGCCAGTTTTTTGCTGCCCTTGCGCTCGCGAACGGCGATCAGATCACCGGCTTTGCACTGGTAGCTGGCAATGTCGGTGACGCGGCCGTTCACGGTGACATGGCCATGGTTCACCAGCTGGCGGGCGCCAGGCACTGTGGGGCCAAATCCGAGACGGAAGCAGACGTTGTCGAGACGGTTCTCGAGAAGTTTGAGCAGGTTGGTTCCTGTGGAACCCTCCTGTGCGCGCGCTTTTTTCACGTAGCGCACGAGTTGGCGTTCAGAGACGCCGTAGTTGAAGCGAAGCTTTTGCTTCTCCTCAAGGCGGATTGCGTATTCAGAGCGCTTGCGACGGGCTTGGCCGTGCTGACCGGGTGGATAGGACCGCTTTGCGGCCTTCCGGGTGAGACCAGGGAGGTCTCCCAAGCGCCGCGTGATCCTCAGGCGAGGGCCGCGGTAACGAGACATAAGGAAGGAAGGTGTTGGACCATTCACGCCGGCGAAACGCCATGCTGGACTTGAAGTCAGCCTTGCGTTTCTGCATGCGCGAACCACGCATCCTATCTGTCGGCTTCTTGGCGAGGTTTGGGGAGGCTTTCAGTCAGGCCCTGGCCCAGCTGATGATCGCGGCGATTGGCTCTTACCGCAGCTGGTTTTCGCCCTTCTTCGGCCCCCGTTGTCGCTTCATTCCCAGCTGCAGTGCCTACGGATTAGAAGCGATTCAGCGCCATGGCCCCTGGCGGGGTAGCTGGCTCACTCTGCGCCGGATCTGTCGCTGTCATCCCTTTACCCCTTGTGGCTGTGATCCAGTCCCCGATTGAGCCCCTGCAGCTGACCTTGTTCAGCAGGCAGGGCTGCTGTCTTTGTGAAGGCTTGGAGCAACGTCTGCAAGACCTCGATCTCAGTCGTTTGCAGCCACCGCTGAG
This genomic window from Synechococcus sp. MIT S9220 contains:
- a CDS encoding dihydrolipoamide acetyltransferase family protein; this encodes MATYDIFMPALSSTMTEGKIVEWLKNPGDKVGRGESVLVVESDKADMDVESFNEGYLAAVLMPAGSTAPVGETIGLIVETEAEIAEAQAKAPSGGGSAPAATAPAPTSAAPTAPAPTAPAPTAPAPTAPAPAAAQPAPVAPPAPVAAPASNGRLIASPRAKKLASQMGVDLAGIRGSGPNGRIQAEDVERAAGRPISVPLVGEGTAAAVSAGAASTAKPPSSPAGNSFGRPGDTVAFNTLQGAVNRNMEASLAVPCFRVGYTITTDQLDAFYKQVKPKGVTMTALLAKAVAVTLARHPQVNAATTAAGMTYPADVNVAVAVAMEDGGLITPVLRQADRTDLYELSRQWGDLVKRSRSKQLQPEEYSTGTFTLSNLGMFGVDRFDAILPPGTGAILAVAASRPAVVAGKDGSIAVKRQMQVNLTADHRVIYGADGAAFLKDLAELIETRPESLAI
- a CDS encoding APC family permease, which codes for MSVPSFSRLLGRPLPRSSAKDERLPNLQALPILSSDALSSVAYATEAALGILILGGSAALRLSLPITVAIIALITIVVLSYRQAISAYPNGGGSYVVARDNLGRNVGLVAAAALLIDYTLTAAVSLMAGTQALSSLDPALLAYEVPIALFMLLLVGWANLRGVKEAGRVFSVPTYAFVVMIVLLTVAGLKDLTFHHGWTPDAPPLTAALQPIGLFLVLRAFSSGCSAMTGIEAIANGVQVFKEPAPVNARKTLLVMSVLLSVMFLAVSTMGFMYGVAPNPDITVLAQIGQRVFGDGSVLYWTLQISTLLILVLAANTAFSGFPRLAAMLAEDHCLPMQMKLLGDRLVYQNGISALVVITALIIVICRGDTTVAVNLYALGVFTAFTLSQLGLVCRWWKRRGEGWRGRMAMNALGSLTTFVVLLVIVVSKFDEGAWTVVIAIPLLVWGLALIRRRYREIFAALALDPDGSSLKLIPRDPPTGHHAIVWVASMMQPSFEALRYACSFADSVTAVMVVQKEEDAGQLSQLWDRYAGTDTGALELVLLDSPYSSLLDPFCDFVMEQEQRHPERTTTVVMPVAIPRDRLDVALLNQRARSLFEALSTDQSRVFSIVRYFVPRLASKAGTLPSGSMD
- the queA gene encoding tRNA preQ1(34) S-adenosylmethionine ribosyltransferase-isomerase QueA, producing the protein MVDPRDLQLSSYDYRLPEERIAQAPVEPRHAARLLMAPPMNRPVTELMHRQVWDWQDELRSGDLLVVNDTRVLRARLRVRRSGGGLAELLVLEPRGEGRWLCLARPGKKLKPGDQVWLEALEQEPIPLQVLTADGASGGRIIQFPAAFVDAAAIETLLERYGEVPLPPYITRHDESDQERYQTRYASRPGAVAAPTAGLHLSDELLKAIRGRGVQLATVTLHVGLGTFRPVETEDLTDLSLHSEWVEVTPELVAAVVACRQRGGRVIAVGTTSVRALEGAAAAGGGSLQPLRGPVDLVIQPGFRFQVVQGLLTNFHLPKSSLLLLVSALIGRSRLLELYGIAIQEAYRFYSFGDAMWIAPDAVLPGVTLPVDG
- the cysK gene encoding cysteine synthase A codes for the protein MSRVYADNSQAIGNTPLVRLNHVTKDCKATVLAKIEGRNPAYSVKCRIGANMIWDAEKRGELTEGKVIVEPTSGNTGVALAFTAAARGYKLVLTMPESMSIERRRVMAVLGAEIVLTEAAKGMPGAIAKAKEIAASDPGKYFMPGQFENPANPEIHEKTTGPEIWNDCEGAIDVLVAGVGTGGTITGVSRYIKNAKGKAIESVAVEPSHSPVITQTMNGEEVKPGPHKIQGIGAGFIPKNLDLSIVDKVEQVTNDESVEMALRLAKEEGLLVGISCGAAAAAAIRLAKQDAYAGKTIVVVLPDLAERYLSSVMFADVPTGIIEQPVTA
- a CDS encoding PLP-dependent transferase, with translation MSSRDLLRDPCWQGSDLGHPLPDATHAVSVALPRWSDVIAYEEHDPACRGALRAVYPRFGQHPLVAQVAKLSLQVSDLAPSKGASSWPYPNLAAAEAALAHCRRTRPATETQLSVIGGLTCLIADPASTPAAKAFWQHTGLGASSRLAAITLGQEQNASGSAAENARLNVIGRLARIYGCEGDAISLHPSGMSALHRALQLISAIRPNRPVLQIGFPYVDVLKLPQVVFNGAELLLDDSADSVGDALERLEPSAVVVELPSNPLLRCIDLPTIARLANRRGIPVIADDTIGSGVNIDGLPHADLVFSSLTKSFAGRGDVLAGSLVLSPHSPWRDQLVASARFLQPLAELADVDVIALDQGSEDVVERVHQLNRNTLFLAEQLRDHPAVEKVFHPGECKNFKALQRPGAGHGCLLSFELKGGTPSAQKVYDALTVCKGPSLGTAFTLVCPYVLLAHYDELVWAKRCDVPSHLLRVSVGLEKQPDLWKRFLLALDSA
- a CDS encoding PLP-dependent aspartate aminotransferase family protein encodes the protein MQRPAATPADATRAIHHGESFADGTGTVMPPIYSTSTFAHGNAGGFDYTRSGNPNFRILEGVLASVEHCNHATVFGSGVSAITAIASGLSQGDLVLCEENLYGCTVRLFEQVFAKFGVRTEWVDFTSAEAVSSIAARKPAMVWLESPTNPLLKVIDLKQVCTAAAAIGVPVVVDNTFATALVQRPLQLGATLSLTSTTKYINGHSDALGGAVCTDDPAWHQRMVFAQKALGLQPSPFDCWLITRGIKTLPLRLKQQMANAAALADHLAHHDAVNWVRYPHRPDHPQHALAMQQMSSGGAIVTIGVEASRDQAYAMCKALQWFTMAESLGGVESLICHPATMTHASVSMEVKQKLGISDDLIRLSVGCEDAADLIADLDQALCLLR
- the rpsD gene encoding 30S ribosomal protein S4, with the protein product MSRYRGPRLRITRRLGDLPGLTRKAAKRSYPPGQHGQARRKRSEYAIRLEEKQKLRFNYGVSERQLVRYVKKARAQEGSTGTNLLKLLENRLDNVCFRLGFGPTVPGARQLVNHGHVTVNGRVTDIASYQCKAGDLIAVRERKGSKKLAEGNLEFPGLANVPPHLELDKAKLSAKVISKCEREWVALEINELLVVEYYSRKV
- the yidD gene encoding membrane protein insertion efficiency factor YidD; translation: MREPRILSVGFLARFGEAFSQALAQLMIAAIGSYRSWFSPFFGPRCRFIPSCSAYGLEAIQRHGPWRGSWLTLRRICRCHPFTPCGCDPVPD